A single window of Rhizobium sp. CCGE531 DNA harbors:
- a CDS encoding HAMP domain-containing sensor histidine kinase: protein MRAPRVKPKWRPPLALIVYAMLLTVMMLPMLTIIWFRVVRAASGAMAPAEIATLAAVLLLTLVVAYVLTRTLTVPINALIARTNEIARGGRSAIRPLEIYGTREVATLSQSFLDLAGKLVDHSDYVRSFAAHVSHELKSPLTSIKGAAELLRDDDDSNPMSVEQRNRFLANIIADTERLDRLLSRLRELAKAELPSERGSSSLRDIISQLGMQFRQLAVSDEGSADDILALPGEAAGIIFANLVENSFQNGATKLAIKASGEGRRMTVQVRDNGRGIADGNRDRIFEPFFSTRRDDGGTGMGLGIVRAMLASHGGGIELLDSGKDGTTFQIVLPRIA from the coding sequence ATGCGTGCACCACGGGTGAAGCCGAAATGGCGGCCGCCGCTCGCCCTCATCGTCTACGCCATGCTTCTGACCGTGATGATGCTGCCGATGCTCACGATCATCTGGTTTCGCGTCGTTCGCGCCGCCTCCGGCGCCATGGCGCCGGCGGAGATTGCGACACTCGCCGCCGTTCTTCTCCTCACCTTGGTCGTCGCCTATGTTCTGACACGCACGCTGACCGTGCCGATCAACGCACTGATCGCCCGCACGAACGAGATCGCCCGCGGAGGACGCTCAGCGATCCGACCACTCGAAATTTATGGCACGCGGGAGGTTGCGACCCTCTCGCAAAGCTTTCTCGATCTCGCCGGCAAACTGGTCGATCATTCCGATTACGTCCGCTCCTTCGCCGCCCATGTTTCCCACGAGCTGAAATCGCCCCTGACCTCGATCAAAGGCGCGGCCGAGCTCCTGCGCGATGATGACGACAGCAATCCGATGAGCGTCGAGCAACGCAACCGCTTCCTCGCCAATATCATCGCGGATACAGAACGGCTGGACAGGCTGTTGTCACGCCTGCGGGAGCTAGCGAAAGCCGAGCTGCCGTCCGAACGGGGTTCAAGCAGCCTTCGCGACATCATAAGCCAGCTCGGAATGCAGTTTCGTCAACTGGCTGTTAGCGATGAGGGAAGCGCCGACGACATACTGGCACTGCCCGGCGAGGCCGCCGGCATCATCTTTGCCAATCTGGTGGAGAACAGCTTCCAGAACGGCGCCACAAAACTTGCGATCAAGGCAAGCGGCGAAGGGCGAAGGATGACGGTCCAGGTTCGCGACAATGGGCGCGGCATTGCCGACGGCAATCGGGACCGCATCTTCGAGCCATTCTTCTCGACGCGGCGGGATGATGGCGGCACGGGCATGGGCCTCGGCATCGTCCGGGCAATGCTTGCCTCGCATGGCGGCGGCATCGAGCTGCTTGACAGCGGCAAGGACGGCACGACCTTTCAGATCGTTCTGCCACGCATTGCCTGA
- a CDS encoding response regulator, translating into MAQRILVVDDEPNIRDVICFALDRAGMKTTTARNGTEAMMAFHKGGLDLIVLDVGMPEMDGLEVCRRIRKTSDLPILFLSARDEEIDRIVGLEIGGDDYVTKPFSPRELVARVRTILKRSGNGSEPDAVNGSVSVGPLRLNRGGRTASFADMPLNLTALEFSILDTLLTRPEIVFSRDQLMEAAYGADMQVADRTIDSHIRNIRAKLSAAGGKGIIATVHGIGFKLTSGMEGSA; encoded by the coding sequence ATGGCACAGCGCATCCTCGTCGTCGACGACGAACCCAATATTCGCGACGTGATCTGCTTCGCGCTCGATCGCGCCGGCATGAAGACGACGACCGCCCGCAACGGGACGGAGGCCATGATGGCTTTTCACAAAGGCGGTCTCGATCTGATCGTGCTTGATGTCGGCATGCCCGAAATGGATGGGCTGGAGGTCTGCCGGCGCATCCGCAAGACATCTGATCTTCCGATCCTCTTCCTCTCGGCGCGCGACGAGGAAATCGACAGGATTGTCGGGCTGGAGATCGGCGGCGACGATTATGTCACCAAGCCCTTCAGCCCGCGCGAGCTGGTTGCCCGGGTCCGGACTATCCTGAAGCGCAGCGGAAACGGTTCTGAGCCGGATGCGGTCAACGGCTCTGTGTCCGTGGGTCCGCTGCGGCTCAATCGCGGCGGCCGTACGGCGAGTTTCGCCGACATGCCGCTGAACCTCACGGCGCTCGAATTTTCCATCCTCGACACGCTGCTGACGCGCCCTGAGATCGTCTTCAGCCGCGACCAGCTGATGGAGGCGGCTTACGGCGCCGACATGCAGGTGGCCGACCGCACCATAGACAGCCATATCCGCAATATCCGCGCCAAGCTTTCGGCGGCCGGCGGCAAGGGCATCATCGCCACGGTGCACGGGATCGGCTTCAAGCTGACATCAGGCATGGAAGGAAGCGCCTGA
- a CDS encoding DUF4173 domain-containing protein translates to MSISDASTLPANSASNSNRKFLILLALVVFADFLLFEREPGLNLFLFANIVATALLICSRKSLSLSKAAGLLLLGFAASIPLIETLSWMGVTVCLLALACVSLGAGGLIPRQWTRLPLVLLRFLLDVPARPFRRVSYRWLQHLQKPSSQGVRHHLRGWIMPLGFAAGFLALFAMANPLIDKTLRSIDLTFLLQLLNLWRIGFWLVVAAFVSLLLYPRLARRRPHRREMPDIVAGTEDGLFGHGALLRSLLVFNVLFAVQTLLDLTYLWGGASLPDGMTHAEYAHRGAYPLMITAILAAVFVLVAMRRGGQGDGSALLRGLVHLWIAQNILLCLSSILRLDLYVEVYSLTELRVAAGLWMGLVAIGLFLILLRILLHRSNEWLTALSSVTLVITLYAAALADIPAFIARFNVAHSREISGEGIVLDLDYLAVLGPAAIPSLDTYLAALPADGNVRRVREVLRWQHEARSLDWRSWTYRAARLDDYLKIHAVLAR, encoded by the coding sequence ATGAGCATATCCGACGCCTCTACCCTTCCCGCCAATTCCGCAAGCAACTCCAATCGAAAATTCCTGATACTTCTTGCTCTCGTCGTATTCGCCGACTTTCTTCTTTTCGAGAGGGAGCCCGGCCTCAACCTTTTCCTTTTCGCCAATATCGTCGCCACGGCTCTGCTGATCTGCTCCAGAAAATCCCTGTCCCTTTCCAAAGCTGCCGGGCTGTTGCTGCTCGGCTTCGCCGCATCGATCCCGCTCATCGAGACCCTTTCTTGGATGGGCGTCACCGTCTGCCTGCTCGCTCTTGCCTGCGTCTCGCTTGGCGCCGGCGGATTGATCCCTCGGCAATGGACGCGCTTGCCGCTCGTCCTGCTCCGCTTCCTCCTGGATGTGCCGGCGCGGCCTTTCCGTCGAGTAAGCTATCGCTGGCTACAGCACCTGCAGAAACCGTCATCGCAAGGCGTGCGGCACCACCTTCGCGGCTGGATCATGCCGTTGGGTTTTGCCGCGGGCTTTCTTGCCCTCTTCGCAATGGCCAATCCACTGATCGACAAGACGCTGCGCAGCATCGACCTTACCTTCCTGCTGCAATTGCTGAACCTGTGGCGCATCGGCTTCTGGCTTGTCGTCGCAGCTTTCGTGTCGCTGCTTCTTTATCCACGCCTGGCGCGGCGCCGCCCTCATCGACGCGAAATGCCTGATATCGTCGCGGGAACTGAGGATGGGCTGTTCGGCCATGGCGCCTTGCTGCGCTCGCTGCTCGTATTCAACGTGCTGTTTGCGGTGCAGACGCTCCTCGATCTCACCTATCTCTGGGGCGGGGCCAGCCTGCCCGATGGCATGACCCATGCCGAATACGCCCATCGCGGCGCCTATCCGCTGATGATCACCGCAATCCTCGCTGCCGTCTTCGTGCTCGTCGCCATGCGCCGCGGCGGACAGGGCGATGGAAGCGCCCTGCTTCGCGGCCTCGTGCATCTCTGGATCGCGCAGAATATCCTGCTCTGCCTTTCCTCCATCCTGCGGCTCGATCTCTATGTCGAAGTCTATTCGCTGACGGAGCTGCGCGTTGCGGCCGGTTTATGGATGGGGCTTGTCGCGATCGGCCTCTTCCTCATCCTCCTGCGCATCCTGCTTCACCGCTCGAACGAATGGCTGACCGCACTCAGCTCCGTGACGCTGGTCATCACGCTTTACGCCGCCGCGCTCGCCGATATTCCCGCCTTCATCGCCCGCTTCAATGTCGCCCATAGCCGCGAAATATCGGGCGAAGGCATCGTGCTCGACCTTGATTATCTCGCAGTGCTCGGCCCGGCAGCCATCCCCTCACTCGATACCTATCTGGCAGCGCTGCCTGCCGACGGCAATGTCCGCAGGGTGCGCGAAGTGCTTCGATGGCAGCATGAGGCTCGCTCGCTCGACTGGCGAAGCTGGACATATCGCGCCGCCCGTCTCGACGACTACCTCAAGATCCATGCGGTGCTTGCAAGATGA
- a CDS encoding sensor domain-containing diguanylate cyclase, with product MRITTITNWAYGITVVLTVLSAVAFILSARSAIQERQAVEQHLLLNSMGEELALAAEETTDEARLYVMRGAARHLDAFTVDEGEERRRDTALNSLRGSGIPDAERQVVEQVAANAEGLDKIEEAAVAAYTGGNQTGARDTLFGPEHERIQMALLNSVSQFRTLAAARTETAVRSAQARSDLWADVAKVMLALTAAVFLGVLYFIMRRRVALPLIRMTGIVNRLAKQDYAVEVPTDRRRDEIGEMNDAIQIFRENGLERNRLDAERKRDLETKDLILQMMHRLQACYAQNELAEVVALFVPQIFPGIAGCLYMMNESRTALTEVSRWLEPAHTEPSFPASACWGLRRGRPHVSHVADNDIPCQHLDGSGVPGLCVPLTALGEAIGLLYFEDRSKDATAADAPRLYLELIAENIGLAIANLQLRDRLINLAVRDALTGLLNRRSLDEMLNNLYRDHSARTVICMMIDIDHFKRFNDEFGHDAGDEVLRHVGQIVADTVAETGTVYRFGGEELTVIATDMADQAGFALAEQLRARVFATPFSYRARIVGPLSVSVGIASSPASGPAKTLINRADGALLKAKLDGRNRTVAAFAMEPEEELKRGQS from the coding sequence ATGAGAATTACGACGATTACGAATTGGGCCTACGGCATCACCGTCGTCCTGACCGTGCTGTCCGCCGTGGCATTCATCCTCTCGGCCCGAAGTGCCATCCAGGAGAGGCAGGCTGTCGAGCAGCACCTGCTGTTGAACAGCATGGGCGAGGAACTTGCGCTCGCGGCGGAAGAGACGACGGACGAGGCTCGCCTCTACGTCATGCGCGGCGCCGCGAGACATCTCGATGCTTTCACAGTCGACGAGGGCGAGGAGCGCCGGCGCGATACTGCGCTCAATTCCTTGCGTGGCTCGGGCATTCCCGATGCCGAGCGTCAGGTCGTCGAGCAGGTGGCAGCCAATGCGGAAGGGCTGGATAAGATAGAGGAAGCGGCGGTGGCCGCTTATACCGGCGGCAATCAGACGGGTGCGCGCGATACCCTGTTCGGGCCGGAGCATGAACGTATCCAGATGGCTCTCCTCAACAGTGTCAGCCAGTTTCGCACCCTAGCTGCCGCGCGCACCGAAACGGCCGTGCGCAGTGCGCAGGCACGCAGCGATCTTTGGGCCGATGTCGCCAAGGTGATGCTTGCCCTGACTGCGGCGGTATTTCTCGGCGTGCTCTATTTCATCATGCGGCGTCGGGTTGCCCTGCCGTTGATCCGCATGACCGGCATCGTCAACCGGTTGGCAAAGCAGGACTATGCCGTCGAAGTGCCGACCGACCGCCGGCGCGACGAAATCGGCGAGATGAACGACGCCATTCAGATCTTCCGCGAGAACGGTCTGGAGCGGAACCGGCTGGATGCCGAGCGCAAGCGCGACCTGGAGACGAAGGATCTCATCCTGCAGATGATGCATCGCCTGCAGGCCTGCTACGCTCAGAACGAGCTTGCCGAAGTCGTCGCGCTATTCGTGCCGCAGATCTTTCCAGGCATCGCGGGTTGCCTTTACATGATGAACGAGAGCAGGACGGCGCTGACGGAAGTCAGCCGGTGGCTGGAGCCGGCCCATACCGAGCCTTCCTTCCCCGCTTCGGCCTGCTGGGGGCTGCGTCGCGGCCGGCCGCATGTCAGCCATGTCGCCGACAATGATATTCCCTGCCAGCATCTGGATGGTTCCGGCGTGCCCGGCCTTTGCGTGCCCTTGACAGCGCTCGGCGAGGCGATCGGCCTGCTCTATTTCGAAGATCGATCGAAGGACGCGACCGCGGCCGATGCGCCACGGCTCTACCTGGAACTGATCGCGGAGAATATCGGCCTTGCCATCGCAAACCTGCAGTTGCGCGACAGGCTGATCAATCTTGCCGTGCGCGACGCGCTGACGGGCCTGCTCAACAGGCGCTCCCTGGATGAAATGCTGAACAATCTTTACCGGGATCATTCAGCCCGCACGGTCATCTGCATGATGATCGACATCGATCACTTCAAGCGCTTCAACGACGAGTTCGGCCATGATGCCGGCGACGAAGTGCTGCGCCATGTCGGGCAGATCGTCGCCGATACGGTCGCCGAAACCGGCACGGTCTATCGTTTCGGCGGGGAGGAGCTGACGGTCATCGCCACCGACATGGCCGACCAGGCGGGCTTCGCGCTTGCCGAGCAACTGCGCGCGCGGGTCTTCGCCACGCCGTTTTCCTATCGCGCACGCATCGTCGGGCCGCTCTCCGTCTCCGTCGGCATCGCCTCATCCCCGGCTTCCGGACCGGCTAAGACATTGATCAATCGCGCCGACGGCGCTTTGCTGAAGGCAAAGCTCGACGGACGCAACAGGACCGTTGCGGCGTTTGCGATGGAACCGGAGGAGGAGCTGAAGAGAGGCCAGAGCTGA
- a CDS encoding serine hydrolase translates to MTQNASPLSPDSEALQSMGFDPALHRKFAAGIESGLLRDLHVVLAARSQQLVLEHYGVGSDENWGTPLVSVAFDADTLHDLRSVTKSIVSLLYGIALDKGLVPPPDAPLYEQFPEYGDLAKDAARAKITIGHALTMTLGMEWDEDRPYTDPLNSEIAMENAPDRYRFVLERPMIAEPGTRWIYSGGSVALVGAIIERGTGKRLPDFARAALFEPLDITKFHWSAGYDGVASAASGLRLTAPDLLKIGMLLLQKGVWNGQRIVSEEWIARSLTPAISTGDGLDYGMLWFCGDAPVPAFANPRRWHAGFGNGGQRLWLMPDAGIAAVIYSGKYNAWDAWITPTRVWREIILANFLKA, encoded by the coding sequence ATGACGCAGAATGCTTCACCTTTGTCGCCGGATAGCGAGGCCCTGCAGTCGATGGGTTTCGATCCGGCTCTTCACCGTAAGTTTGCGGCCGGCATCGAATCGGGCTTATTGCGCGATCTGCATGTCGTGCTTGCCGCCCGTTCTCAACAGCTCGTCCTGGAACATTACGGCGTTGGTTCCGATGAAAATTGGGGCACTCCGCTCGTTAGCGTCGCATTCGACGCGGACACGCTGCACGATCTCCGCTCGGTGACCAAGAGCATCGTCAGTCTCCTTTACGGCATCGCGCTGGACAAGGGATTGGTGCCGCCGCCGGATGCACCCCTCTACGAGCAATTTCCGGAATATGGCGATCTCGCCAAGGATGCGGCACGCGCCAAGATCACCATCGGCCATGCGCTGACGATGACGCTGGGGATGGAGTGGGACGAGGATCGTCCCTACACCGACCCGCTGAACAGCGAAATAGCCATGGAAAACGCGCCGGATCGCTATCGCTTCGTTCTGGAGCGGCCGATGATCGCAGAGCCGGGAACACGTTGGATTTATTCCGGCGGCAGCGTCGCGCTGGTCGGCGCCATCATCGAGCGGGGCACCGGCAAGCGCTTGCCTGATTTCGCGCGAGCCGCCCTCTTCGAGCCGCTGGATATCACCAAGTTCCACTGGTCGGCAGGATATGACGGCGTTGCGTCGGCGGCGTCCGGATTGCGCCTCACGGCGCCCGATTTGCTGAAGATCGGCATGCTGCTTCTGCAAAAGGGCGTGTGGAACGGCCAGAGGATCGTTTCGGAAGAGTGGATCGCGCGATCCCTCACGCCGGCGATTTCGACCGGGGACGGTTTGGACTATGGCATGCTGTGGTTTTGCGGGGATGCGCCCGTGCCGGCGTTCGCCAATCCACGACGTTGGCATGCGGGCTTCGGGAACGGTGGTCAAAGGCTCTGGCTGATGCCCGATGCGGGAATTGCCGCCGTCATCTATTCCGGCAAATACAATGCATGGGATGCCTGGATAACGCCCACGCGTGTCTGGCGCGAGATCATCCTCGCCAACTTCCTGAAAGCCTGA
- a CDS encoding GNAT family protein has product MAPPKDKFPTLLTDRLRLRETSMDDCDDFHALISIPEVTRFSNWVDAPKKAQIERSLKWMYKIFPKGAGCTWIIEDRASGQLLGAIRFNSIDKHARCAELGYELHPSAWGKGLMSEAARAVVQCGFDVFSLNRIEAWTLPGNTASDRVLEKAGFQYEGTLRQKARFKEAFHDFRMFGCLAGDR; this is encoded by the coding sequence ATGGCTCCGCCAAAAGACAAGTTCCCCACGCTTTTGACCGACCGGCTGCGGCTTCGAGAAACGAGCATGGATGATTGTGACGATTTCCATGCGTTGATTTCGATACCTGAAGTCACGCGATTTTCGAACTGGGTTGATGCGCCGAAGAAGGCGCAGATCGAGCGCTCTCTGAAATGGATGTACAAAATCTTTCCCAAGGGAGCGGGCTGTACATGGATCATTGAGGATCGGGCTTCCGGTCAATTGCTCGGCGCCATTCGCTTCAACAGTATAGATAAGCACGCCAGATGTGCCGAGCTCGGATATGAATTGCATCCTTCGGCCTGGGGCAAAGGGCTCATGAGTGAGGCGGCGAGGGCAGTCGTTCAATGCGGCTTCGACGTTTTTTCGCTCAATCGTATCGAGGCCTGGACACTGCCGGGAAACACTGCATCCGATCGGGTTCTTGAAAAAGCGGGATTCCAATATGAGGGTACGCTTCGGCAGAAGGCGCGATTCAAAGAGGCCTTTCATGATTTTCGCATGTTCGGCTGTTTGGCGGGCGACCGGTAG
- a CDS encoding SDR family oxidoreductase: MLAADTRTGEPHPLRKILVLGGYGGFGARLSRRLAGDGFDILVTGRNLDAAKALAAQLPNARALRADRNGDMAAVLDEHKPFLLIDAAGPFQQSDDRVARACIKAGVHYIDLADARDFVGAIGSLDERARAAGVAVVSGASSVPALSSAVVVELSKGMQEVRSIDMSISASNRATAGASVSSAILSYVGKPVRLWRGRRWQDATGWHMLKRETYAVAGKPPLRRLVALADVPDHDLLVDSLAGSPSVIFRAGPEFAFQTFALWLLSWPVIWGWLTSLRKLSRFLLPLQGLTTRFGTARSAVTIEIKGIQQGAMRARRWTLIAENGDGVEIPTLPAQLLARMLSDNRLSPGARHAGGLLSLDDFRTLLRDLAIGEETTEAPYTPLYQRVMGLTFAHLSEPVRAMHDVFGDGGAKGEAIVTRGHSPAARLIAKLFGFPASGKHGLHVSFEEHDGIEQWTRDFSGQRFSSRLSEEKGRLVERFGPFRFAFDLLPRGNGLSMEIRRWSFLRIRLPLFLAPRSTAYEWAENDRFHFNVSIALPFIGPVVHYRGWLQPID; encoded by the coding sequence ATGCTGGCTGCCGACACCCGAACAGGCGAGCCGCATCCTTTGAGGAAGATCCTCGTTCTCGGCGGCTATGGCGGGTTCGGCGCGCGCCTGTCGCGGCGCCTTGCCGGCGACGGCTTCGACATTCTGGTTACCGGACGTAACCTCGACGCGGCGAAGGCGCTCGCCGCTCAACTGCCGAACGCAAGGGCGCTCCGGGCCGACCGCAATGGCGACATGGCTGCGGTCCTTGACGAACACAAGCCCTTCCTGCTGATCGATGCGGCCGGCCCTTTCCAGCAAAGTGACGACCGCGTCGCGCGGGCCTGCATAAAGGCCGGCGTCCACTATATCGATCTTGCCGATGCGCGCGATTTCGTCGGCGCGATCGGCTCGCTTGACGAACGGGCCAGGGCTGCGGGCGTCGCCGTCGTCTCCGGAGCATCGAGCGTGCCGGCTTTGTCGAGTGCCGTCGTCGTGGAGCTCAGCAAGGGCATGCAGGAAGTCCGCTCGATCGACATGTCGATCAGCGCCTCCAATCGTGCAACCGCCGGCGCCTCTGTCTCATCGGCGATCCTGAGCTACGTCGGCAAGCCGGTGCGGCTTTGGCGCGGCCGGCGCTGGCAGGATGCAACCGGCTGGCACATGCTAAAGCGCGAAACCTACGCGGTCGCGGGGAAGCCGCCGCTGCGCCGGCTGGTGGCGCTTGCCGACGTGCCGGATCATGATCTGCTGGTCGACAGCTTAGCCGGAAGCCCCAGCGTCATCTTTCGGGCCGGGCCTGAATTTGCTTTTCAGACGTTCGCTCTCTGGCTGCTGTCCTGGCCAGTGATCTGGGGTTGGCTGACGTCGCTGCGAAAGCTCAGCCGTTTTCTGCTGCCGTTGCAGGGCCTGACGACACGGTTCGGCACCGCGCGTTCAGCCGTGACGATCGAAATCAAGGGTATCCAGCAAGGCGCCATGCGGGCCCGCCGCTGGACGCTCATCGCCGAAAACGGCGACGGCGTGGAAATCCCCACCCTTCCGGCGCAATTGCTGGCCCGAATGCTGAGCGATAACAGACTTTCGCCCGGCGCCCGTCATGCGGGCGGGCTCCTGTCCCTTGATGATTTTCGAACGTTGCTTCGCGATCTGGCAATCGGCGAGGAGACGACGGAGGCGCCCTACACGCCGCTCTATCAGCGCGTCATGGGCCTCACATTCGCGCATCTGTCAGAGCCTGTGCGCGCCATGCACGACGTCTTCGGCGATGGAGGCGCCAAAGGCGAGGCTATCGTGACCCGCGGGCACTCTCCTGCTGCCCGGCTGATCGCCAAGTTGTTCGGCTTTCCCGCCTCTGGAAAGCACGGCCTGCACGTCTCCTTTGAGGAACATGATGGCATCGAACAATGGACCCGGGATTTTTCCGGTCAGCGTTTCTCCAGCCGGCTGAGCGAGGAAAAGGGCCGGCTTGTCGAGCGCTTCGGCCCCTTCCGTTTCGCATTCGATCTTCTGCCGCGCGGCAACGGGCTCAGCATGGAGATACGGCGCTGGTCGTTCCTCCGCATTCGGCTACCGCTCTTTCTTGCGCCCCGAAGCACGGCTTACGAGTGGGCGGAGAATGATCGATTTCATTTCAACGTGTCGATCGCTCTGCCGTTCATCGGCCCGGTCGTTCACTATCGAGGCTGGCTGCAGCCAATCGATTGA
- a CDS encoding thiol-disulfide oxidoreductase DCC family protein, whose translation MSKSNISEYQGPIIVFDAMCVLCTANAQFVLRHDRIGRFRLASMQNETGAALYRSCGIDPANPDSLIIVDGTKVLRDSDAVLSIYEGLGWPWKAISLLRLVPRVLRDPIYHWLARNRYRIFGRRETCWLPTPEQASRIL comes from the coding sequence ATGAGCAAAAGCAATATCAGCGAATATCAAGGGCCGATCATCGTCTTCGACGCCATGTGCGTGCTCTGTACCGCCAATGCCCAGTTCGTACTTCGCCACGACCGCATCGGCCGCTTCCGCCTCGCCTCCATGCAGAATGAAACCGGCGCTGCCCTTTATCGCTCCTGCGGGATAGACCCTGCCAATCCCGACAGCCTGATCATCGTCGATGGAACAAAGGTGCTGCGAGACAGCGACGCGGTGCTTTCGATCTATGAAGGCCTTGGCTGGCCCTGGAAGGCAATTTCCCTCTTGCGCCTTGTGCCCCGCGTGCTGCGCGACCCGATCTATCATTGGCTTGCCCGCAACCGCTATCGCATCTTCGGCAGGCGGGAGACATGCTGGCTGCCGACACCCGAACAGGCGAGCCGCATCCTTTGA
- a CDS encoding phosphatase PAP2 family protein: protein MKEALEHSAKICRRRLIGGVRCFFSTPAVAPPENRAFLERPIAIVAIFLVLSLLVMVTSDYPLGVWMKSFPEQLRGMAKWISSLGTGLLVLSFSGALLIFAILAPAHKLRKSMRTGADLVATAAAFVFLAVAGGGIVASLTKNIIGRARPELLQTNGAFYFRPFAFHADFASFPSGHSATAGAMAMSLALVFPRLRPIFMPIGVLICLSRQWVGAHWASDTLMGWGVGVAFALWLAHAFARRRLLFAYDANGRLCPGEQYKAILAVLRALIRRVPMIGKKPVPAAKDCPSQSRPASQNFEIRS, encoded by the coding sequence ATGAAAGAAGCGCTGGAGCATTCCGCGAAAATCTGTCGCAGGCGCCTGATCGGGGGCGTTCGATGCTTCTTCAGCACCCCTGCTGTCGCGCCTCCTGAAAATCGCGCATTTCTCGAACGCCCGATCGCCATCGTCGCCATCTTCCTTGTCCTGTCGTTGCTCGTGATGGTGACTTCAGACTACCCCCTCGGCGTCTGGATGAAGTCGTTTCCCGAGCAATTGCGCGGGATGGCGAAGTGGATCAGCAGCCTCGGCACGGGTCTGCTGGTGCTCTCGTTCAGCGGCGCCCTGCTGATATTCGCGATCCTTGCACCCGCGCACAAATTGCGAAAATCCATGCGCACAGGTGCGGATCTCGTCGCCACCGCGGCGGCATTCGTCTTCCTGGCGGTCGCTGGCGGCGGCATTGTCGCTTCGCTCACCAAGAACATCATCGGCCGCGCCAGACCGGAACTGCTGCAGACGAACGGTGCCTTTTATTTTCGACCCTTTGCCTTTCACGCCGACTTCGCATCCTTTCCCTCCGGACATTCGGCAACGGCCGGCGCCATGGCGATGTCGCTGGCGCTGGTCTTCCCCCGCCTTCGCCCCATCTTCATGCCGATCGGCGTCCTGATCTGCCTGTCGCGCCAATGGGTAGGCGCTCATTGGGCGAGCGATACGCTGATGGGCTGGGGCGTGGGCGTCGCCTTCGCGCTGTGGCTGGCGCATGCATTCGCGCGGCGGCGTCTCCTCTTTGCCTACGATGCCAATGGCCGCCTGTGCCCGGGGGAGCAATACAAGGCAATCCTGGCCGTTCTGCGTGCTCTGATACGGCGTGTGCCGATGATCGGCAAAAAGCCGGTACCCGCAGCGAAGGACTGTCCGTCACAGTCCCGCCCCGCATCCCAAAATTTTGAAATTCGGTCCTGA